From one Pseudanabaena sp. FACHB-2040 genomic stretch:
- a CDS encoding SLBB domain-containing protein, whose translation MASRPFYLNQLSSLKVSSALGLLVVAGWLLAPPAAAQTMQSLPLAPSRAVAPPPQADSSYSLGAGDIVRVDLFRLPQYSGEQQVQADGSLNLPLVGRVSVFNMTLEQASSTISNAYSQVLRRPIVALTLLQRRPLTVGIAGEVNRPGAYTLSNETTSFPTLARLLETAEGVTQSADLQQVEVRRQTAQGTQTITVDLWQLLRTGDSRYDIALRDGDSVFIPSTQVSLEDGMLLANASFAASSTQPVNISVVGEVFRPGPYTLRGGPTRTGQAGVPGGEAGSNSSTVNRPVTVTDAIQVAGGIKPMANLRQVQVRRFPRSGSEQVFTVDLWQLLSTGDLRQNPILQEGDTVIIPTATSTPSALEAAQLAEASFSPNTIRINVVGEVKQSGLLEMPPNTSLNQALLAAGGFNNRARQDTVLLVRLNPDGTVIRQPVEVNFAEGIDEANNPALRNNDVVIVERSGLAGVSDTLGLVADPISRFLNLFTLPFRIFN comes from the coding sequence ATGGCTTCTAGGCCCTTTTATTTAAATCAGCTATCTTCACTCAAGGTCAGCTCAGCTCTAGGGCTGTTGGTGGTAGCCGGGTGGCTACTGGCTCCCCCTGCCGCTGCCCAAACCATGCAAAGCCTGCCCCTAGCTCCCTCGCGAGCCGTCGCCCCACCCCCCCAGGCAGACAGCTCCTACAGCCTAGGAGCCGGGGATATCGTGAGAGTTGACCTGTTCCGCCTACCCCAATACAGCGGCGAGCAGCAGGTTCAGGCAGATGGCAGCCTCAACTTGCCCCTAGTGGGGCGGGTATCAGTCTTCAATATGACCCTAGAGCAAGCCTCTAGCACAATTTCAAACGCCTACAGCCAGGTTTTGCGGCGGCCCATTGTTGCCCTCACCCTGCTGCAGCGTCGTCCGCTGACAGTTGGCATTGCCGGTGAGGTCAACCGCCCCGGCGCTTATACCCTATCCAATGAAACGACCAGTTTCCCCACCCTTGCCCGGCTACTCGAAACAGCAGAAGGCGTGACCCAAAGCGCCGACCTGCAGCAGGTGGAGGTGCGCCGCCAGACTGCCCAGGGCACTCAGACCATCACAGTCGATCTCTGGCAGCTACTGCGCACTGGCGACTCGCGCTACGACATTGCGCTGCGCGATGGCGACAGCGTCTTTATCCCGTCAACCCAGGTTTCTCTAGAAGACGGAATGCTGCTGGCCAACGCCAGCTTTGCCGCCAGCAGCACACAACCGGTTAATATCTCTGTCGTCGGTGAAGTTTTTCGTCCGGGGCCATACACCCTGCGCGGCGGCCCCACCCGCACAGGTCAAGCCGGAGTCCCTGGCGGGGAAGCCGGCAGCAACTCCAGCACCGTTAACCGCCCTGTGACCGTAACCGACGCTATTCAGGTCGCAGGCGGCATCAAGCCAATGGCTAACTTGCGACAGGTACAGGTGCGCCGCTTTCCCCGCAGCGGTAGTGAGCAGGTCTTTACCGTTGATCTCTGGCAGCTGCTCTCAACAGGTGACCTGCGGCAAAACCCCATTCTGCAGGAGGGAGACACCGTCATTATCCCCACAGCGACCAGCACCCCCAGCGCCCTAGAAGCGGCTCAGCTGGCCGAGGCCAGCTTCTCGCCGAATACGATTCGCATCAATGTGGTGGGTGAGGTCAAGCAAAGCGGTCTTTTAGAGATGCCGCCCAACACGTCGCTCAACCAGGCCCTGCTGGCAGCCGGCGGCTTTAATAATCGAGCCCGACAAGACACCGTGCTACTAGTCCGGCTCAACCCAGATGGCACAGTGATTCGTCAGCCTGTGGAGGTTAACTTCGCGGAGGGCATTGATGAAGCTAACAATCCCGCCCTCCGCAACAACGACGTTGTGATTGTCGAGCGCTCTGGCCTGGCTGGAGTATCCGATACTCTGGGCCTCGTTGCAGATCCGATCTCAAGGTTCTTAAACCTGTTCACGCTCCCCTTCCGCATCTTTAACTAA